One genomic window of Corvus moneduloides isolate bCorMon1 chromosome 14, bCorMon1.pri, whole genome shotgun sequence includes the following:
- the FAM199X gene encoding protein FAM199X encodes MAAPLPPCARGAPAAPASAAMTEELYEKFLAPEEPCPLLSHQHPPRGGSLSLSEEGCLDVSDFGCQLSSCHRTDPLHRFHSNRWNLTSCGTSVASSECSEELFSSVSVGDQDDCYSLLDDQEFTSFDLFPEGSVCSDVSSSISTYWDWSDSEFEWQLPGSDITSGSDVLSDVIPSIPSSPCLLPKKKNKHRNLDELPWSAMTNDEQVEYIEYLSRKVSTEMGLREQLDIIKIIDPTAQISPTDSEFIIELNCLTDEKLKQVRNYIKEHGPRQRSVRESWKRSSYSCASTSGVSGASASSSSASMVSSASSSGSSIANSASNSSANMSRAHSDSNLSTSAAERIRDSKKRSKQRKLQQKALRKRQLKEQRQARKERLSGLFLNEEVLSLKVTEEDHEGDVDVLM; translated from the exons ATGGCGGCGCCGCTGCCGCCGTGTGCCCGAggcgctcccgccgctcccgcgtCCGCCGCCATGACCGAGGAGCTGTACGAGAAGTTCCTGGCCCCCGAGGAGCCGTGCCCGCTGCTCTCGCACCAGCACCCGCCGCGGGGCGGCAGCTTGAGCCTGAGCGAGGAGGGCTGCCTGGACGTCAGCGATTTTGGCTGCCagctctcctcctgccaccGCACCGACCCGCTGCACCGTTTCCACTCCAACAG GTGGAACTTGACATCTTGTGGGACGAGCGTGGCCAGCTCAGAGTGCAGCGAGGAGCTGTTCTCATCGGTGTCAGTGGGGGATCAGGATGATTGTTACTCACTCCTGGATGACCAGGAATTCACCTCTTTTGATTTGTTCCCCGAGGGCAGTGTCTGCAGTGATGTCTCCTCTTCTATCAGCACATACTGGGATTGGTCAGACAGCGAGTTTGAGTGGCAG TTGCCTGGCAGCGACATTACAAGTGGGAGTGATGTGCTTTCTGATGTTATACCGAGTATTCCAAGCTCTCCCTGTCTGCttcccaaaaagaaaaacaagcataGGAATCTTGATGAACTTCCATGGAGTGCAATGACAAATGATGAACAG GTTGAATATATTGAATATTTGAGTCGCAAAGTCAGTACAGAGATGGGCCTTCGAGAGCAACTtgatattattaaaattattgaTCCTACTGCTCAGATCTCACCTACGGATAGTGAATTCATTATTGAATTGAACTGTCTCACAGATGAAAAACTGAAGCAG GTGAGAAACTATATCAAGGAACACGGACCTCGCCAGCGGTCTGTGAGGGAgagctggaagaggagcagcTACAGCTGTGCGAGTACCAGTGGTGTGAGTggtgccagtgccagcagcagcagtgccagcatgGTCAGCTCAGCAAGCAGCAGCGGCTCCAGCATTGCCAACTCCGCTTCAAACTCCAGTGCCAACATGAGTCGagcacacagtgacagcaattTGTCCAcaagtgctgcagaaagaaTCCGGGATTCAAAA AAACGTTCCAAGCAACGGAAACTCCAGCAAAAGGCCTTACGGAAGAGACAGCTGAAAGAACAAAGACAAGCTCGTAAGGAAAGACTGAGTGGGTTATTTCTTAACGAAGAAGTGCTGTCTTTAAAAGTGACTGAGGAGGACCATGAAGGAGATGTGGATGTTTTAATGTGA